From Sediminibacterium sp. TEGAF015, a single genomic window includes:
- a CDS encoding vWA domain-containing protein, giving the protein MKQVFPILLLLLFTTDSYAQYYLRGQIKDRRGRKLEGVSIQVKSRGLIPFYSGKDGDFGIPLTKSEDSIFLSLQGYETTSLHIHTNIFQQITLEMLPSTARLYQKNLASVITDLKPAETIQFASMGESYSGLIENGFIKTIQYPQTGFSLNIDKAAYSNIRRFISNEMSVPLDAIRTEEMLNYFSFDYPNKNTSSLFTLESLITDCPWNNNNKLLLTKAFAPRLNLDKIPPSNLVFLIDVSGSMDHPNRLPLIQSAFKILTANLRNIDTISIVTYGGNVAIELYPTSGAEKKIINEVIDSLSANGDTPGENAIKVAYNLAKGSFINGGNNRVILATDGDFNIGQRTEKELEDLIASYREYGISLTCLGVGMGNYKDSKLETLSKKGNGNFAYIDQIGEAEKVLVREFTTTLFSVAKNTTLNIAFNKEVVNAYRLIGFDNKKDAVSDSSATLLGGEIGSGHVSLALFEIEPVSHSSNQEFAKIHLTYESVINPSVQVQTWQLNNEYIPIQLIDSASRRTITIAAFAGLLRKSKFLKAYSYNELISLANASCNPQNTLQNELSLLIQKADKIYNPAKRKKSRKE; this is encoded by the coding sequence ATGAAACAGGTATTTCCCATACTACTATTACTACTTTTCACTACAGATAGCTATGCACAGTATTATTTAAGGGGGCAAATAAAAGACCGAAGAGGAAGAAAACTTGAAGGTGTTTCCATTCAAGTAAAATCAAGGGGATTAATCCCTTTTTACAGTGGTAAAGACGGAGACTTTGGTATCCCATTAACCAAATCAGAAGACAGCATATTTTTATCCCTGCAGGGTTATGAAACAACCAGCTTACACATTCATACCAATATATTTCAACAGATTACACTTGAAATGCTGCCCAGCACAGCCAGACTTTATCAAAAGAATCTTGCTTCTGTTATTACAGATTTAAAACCAGCAGAGACCATACAATTTGCAAGTATGGGAGAAAGTTACAGTGGGCTTATAGAAAACGGCTTTATTAAAACCATCCAATATCCTCAGACAGGCTTCTCATTAAATATTGATAAGGCTGCTTACAGTAATATCAGGAGGTTTATTTCCAATGAAATGAGTGTTCCACTTGACGCCATAAGAACAGAAGAAATGCTGAATTATTTTTCTTTTGATTACCCCAATAAAAATACAAGCTCATTGTTCACATTGGAATCGCTGATTACAGATTGTCCATGGAACAATAATAATAAACTGCTTTTAACCAAAGCCTTCGCTCCGCGGTTAAATCTGGACAAAATTCCACCGAGTAATCTTGTTTTTTTGATAGATGTTTCCGGTTCAATGGACCATCCTAATCGGCTACCATTAATACAATCAGCATTTAAAATACTTACAGCCAATCTTAGAAATATTGATACTATCAGCATAGTAACCTATGGAGGAAACGTAGCTATTGAATTATATCCAACCAGTGGTGCTGAAAAAAAGATTATTAATGAAGTGATTGATTCATTAAGTGCCAATGGCGATACGCCCGGTGAAAACGCCATCAAGGTAGCATACAATCTGGCAAAAGGTAGTTTTATTAATGGAGGAAATAACCGTGTAATTTTAGCAACTGATGGAGATTTCAATATAGGACAAAGAACTGAAAAAGAATTAGAAGACCTCATTGCAAGCTACAGGGAATATGGAATCAGTTTAACCTGTTTGGGGGTAGGAATGGGCAACTATAAAGACAGTAAGCTGGAAACCCTTTCCAAAAAAGGAAACGGAAATTTTGCCTATATTGATCAGATAGGTGAAGCTGAAAAAGTATTGGTCAGAGAATTTACTACTACGCTTTTTTCTGTTGCAAAGAATACCACACTAAATATTGCATTTAATAAAGAGGTTGTAAATGCATATAGATTAATTGGGTTTGATAATAAAAAAGATGCTGTTTCAGATAGTTCAGCAACATTGCTCGGTGGTGAAATTGGGAGTGGACATGTTTCACTTGCTCTATTCGAAATAGAACCCGTTTCCCATTCAAGCAATCAGGAATTTGCCAAAATTCATTTAACATACGAGTCTGTTATCAATCCATCTGTACAAGTACAAACATGGCAATTAAATAATGAATACATTCCCATACAGTTGATAGATTCTGCCAGTAGAAGAACAATCACTATTGCTGCTTTTGCAGGCCTATTGCGTAAATCTAAATTTCTGAAAGCATATTCATATAATGAATTGATTTCTTTAGCCAATGCTTCGTGTAATCCTCAGAACACTTTACAGAATGAATTAAGCTTGCTTATTCAGAAAGCAGATAAAATATATAATCCCGCTAAAAGAAAAAAGTCCCGCAAGGAATAA
- the pckA gene encoding phosphoenolpyruvate carboxykinase (ATP), whose protein sequence is MSALGLQNENGVHYQLSPEALVEQALLKGQGVLNNTGALCIKTGEFTGRSPQDKFIVKDAITADTVHWNNFNIPIDEKYFHQLKAKVLDYLGQQEEVWVRDAYACADANYRLNIRVINENPWSNLFAYNMFLRPTEEELVNFEPEWHIIQAPGFKADPLVDGTRQHNFAIVSFTYKTILIGGTGYTGEMKKGIFTILNYILPQQRNVLSMHCSANMGKEGDVAVFFGLSGTGKTTLSADPNRKLIGDDEHGWTNNSVFNFEGGCYAKTIDLSEEKEPEIFHAIRPGALVENIGFINGTNEIDFAYKGITENTRVSYPLHFISNAQEPSIGGLPKNLFFLTCDAYGVLPPISKLSPGQAMYQFISGYTAKVAGTEAGVTEPKSTFSACFGAPFLPLHPGKYAEMLGAKMKEHQVNVWMINTGWSGGSYGTGSRMKLSYTRAMITAALNGSLDNVQYEKHPVFGMMMPSSCEGVPSEILNPKLTWKDAAAYDATAKNLAQQFVKNFEKYAAGVSAEILAAAPIV, encoded by the coding sequence ATGTCAGCATTAGGTTTACAGAATGAAAACGGGGTTCACTATCAATTGTCTCCTGAAGCCTTAGTAGAACAGGCATTATTAAAAGGACAAGGTGTTTTGAACAACACTGGTGCGCTTTGTATCAAAACCGGAGAATTTACTGGCAGAAGTCCACAAGACAAGTTTATTGTAAAAGATGCTATCACAGCGGATACAGTTCATTGGAATAACTTTAATATTCCTATTGATGAGAAATATTTTCATCAATTAAAGGCTAAAGTGCTTGACTATCTTGGACAACAGGAAGAGGTTTGGGTTAGAGACGCGTATGCCTGTGCAGATGCCAATTACAGATTGAATATCCGTGTAATTAATGAAAATCCATGGAGTAACTTGTTTGCCTATAATATGTTCCTAAGACCAACAGAAGAAGAGTTGGTGAACTTTGAACCAGAGTGGCATATTATTCAGGCTCCGGGCTTTAAGGCAGACCCTTTGGTTGATGGTACCCGACAACACAATTTTGCTATTGTTTCCTTTACATATAAAACCATCTTGATTGGGGGAACAGGCTATACGGGCGAAATGAAAAAAGGGATATTCACTATCCTGAATTATATTTTACCACAGCAAAGAAATGTACTAAGCATGCACTGCAGTGCCAATATGGGTAAAGAGGGAGATGTGGCTGTTTTCTTTGGATTAAGTGGTACTGGAAAGACTACATTAAGTGCAGACCCTAACAGAAAATTAATTGGAGATGATGAACATGGCTGGACCAATAACAGTGTATTCAATTTTGAAGGTGGATGCTATGCAAAAACCATTGATTTAAGTGAGGAAAAAGAACCTGAAATTTTCCATGCAATCCGTCCGGGTGCATTGGTAGAAAATATTGGATTCATTAATGGAACCAATGAAATTGATTTTGCTTATAAAGGCATTACTGAAAATACAAGAGTAAGCTATCCGTTGCATTTTATTTCCAATGCACAAGAACCCAGTATTGGCGGTTTACCTAAGAATTTGTTCTTCCTGACTTGTGATGCATATGGTGTTTTACCTCCTATCAGCAAATTGAGCCCTGGTCAGGCAATGTATCAGTTCATCAGCGGATATACGGCAAAGGTAGCCGGAACAGAAGCAGGTGTTACTGAACCTAAATCTACTTTCAGTGCTTGCTTTGGGGCACCATTCCTTCCATTGCATCCCGGAAAATATGCGGAAATGCTAGGAGCTAAAATGAAGGAACATCAGGTGAATGTGTGGATGATTAATACCGGATGGAGCGGTGGATCATACGGAACGGGAAGTCGTATGAAACTAAGCTATACGAGAGCAATGATTACTGCTGCATTAAACGGTAGTTTGGATAATGTACAATATGAAAAACATCCTGTATTCGGAATGATGATGCCTTCGAGTTGTGAAGGAGTACCAAGTGAAATATTAAATCCGAAGTTGACCTGGAAAGATGCGGCGGCCTATGATGCTACTGCTAAAAATCTTGCCCAGCAATTTGTAAAGAATTTTGAAAAATATGCAGCCGGTGTTTCGGCAGAGATTCTGGCGGCTGCCCCAATCGTTTAA
- a CDS encoding FAD-binding oxidoreductase, whose product MQQGKITNAILKTFQEIVGQEQVLIDEASLLEYSHDETEKLVYIPEVVIKPANAAEIAAIMKLCNEHNIPVTPRGAGTGLSGGALPHLGGVLLSTEKLNKILSIDERNLQVITEPGVITEVLQDAVKEKGLFYPPDPSSKGSCFIGGNIAENSGGPKAVKYGVVKDYVLNLEIVLPTGEIMWTGANVLKNATGYNLTQLIVGSEGTLAIVTKIVLKLIPLPKYDLLMLVPFASLEKAGAAVSAIFRAGFTPSALELIEINALQIVSKMVDSNVVPVTDEMEGHLIIEVDGNNMDVLMQEMEAIAELMTTFDAGDILFADDAQQKAALWQLRRKAAEAVKLEGYTIEEDTVVPRAELPTLIKSVKELGAKHGCKVVCYGHAGDGNLHIRINHPTIKNSHGNPEMTAILQSLFAIVKELGGTISAEHGIGLIQKPYMATVFSQSAIQLMRDIKKAFDPNNILNAGKIFDSRD is encoded by the coding sequence ATGCAGCAAGGAAAGATTACCAACGCCATTTTAAAGACGTTTCAGGAAATTGTAGGACAGGAACAGGTTTTGATAGATGAAGCCAGTTTACTGGAATACAGCCATGATGAAACAGAGAAACTGGTATACATTCCGGAGGTTGTAATCAAACCGGCAAATGCAGCTGAAATAGCTGCCATCATGAAACTCTGTAACGAACACAACATCCCTGTGACCCCCAGAGGTGCAGGTACAGGTTTAAGTGGCGGCGCATTACCCCATCTGGGTGGAGTTTTACTATCTACTGAAAAACTGAATAAAATACTCTCTATAGATGAGCGTAATCTTCAGGTAATCACAGAACCTGGTGTTATTACCGAAGTGTTGCAGGATGCAGTTAAAGAAAAAGGACTGTTCTACCCCCCCGACCCAAGCAGCAAAGGGAGTTGCTTTATTGGAGGAAATATTGCAGAAAACAGTGGCGGACCCAAAGCAGTAAAATATGGTGTTGTAAAAGATTATGTGCTCAATCTCGAAATTGTATTGCCAACGGGCGAAATAATGTGGACAGGGGCAAATGTTTTAAAAAATGCTACCGGATATAACTTAACACAACTAATTGTTGGCAGTGAAGGGACTTTGGCAATTGTTACTAAAATTGTATTGAAACTAATACCGCTTCCAAAATATGATTTACTCATGCTGGTACCATTTGCCTCGCTTGAAAAGGCAGGAGCAGCTGTTAGTGCCATTTTTAGAGCTGGTTTTACGCCCAGTGCTTTGGAGTTAATTGAAATTAATGCCTTGCAGATTGTAAGCAAAATGGTTGACAGCAATGTTGTACCAGTTACAGATGAAATGGAAGGCCATCTCATTATTGAAGTAGATGGCAATAATATGGATGTGTTGATGCAGGAAATGGAAGCCATTGCAGAGTTGATGACAACTTTTGATGCAGGAGATATTCTTTTTGCAGACGATGCTCAGCAAAAAGCTGCTTTATGGCAATTGAGAAGAAAAGCTGCCGAAGCAGTAAAGCTGGAGGGCTATACAATTGAAGAAGATACAGTAGTTCCGCGCGCGGAATTACCAACCCTCATAAAAAGCGTAAAAGAGTTAGGTGCAAAACACGGATGCAAAGTAGTTTGCTACGGTCATGCCGGAGATGGGAATTTGCATATACGAATCAATCATCCAACCATAAAAAACAGCCATGGGAATCCTGAAATGACTGCTATTTTACAATCTTTATTTGCCATTGTAAAAGAACTGGGAGGAACCATCAGTGCAGAACACGGAATCGGATTAATTCAGAAACCTTATATGGCCACTGTTTTCAGCCAATCAGCCATTCAATTGATGAGAGATATAAAAAAGGCATTTGATCCTAACAATATTTTAAATGCAGGAAAAATATTCGACAGCAGGGATTAA
- a CDS encoding glucosaminidase domain-containing protein, producing MMKWFFSLIGFVCFVQVHAQNSKTIAYIEQYKEIAIEEMIRSGVPAAITLAQAVLESQSGESDLVKRSNNHFGIKCKAEWTGAKTYHDDDARGECFRVYDNPISSFKDHSDFLRTRAHYQFLFKLSPTDTEGWAKGLKKAGYATAPTYAQKLLKVVKDYQLDQYNTIALARMNNPKSFENNTEVVTAQSEASKKETITKTQVQETDNEPSSETFIPAEQKQSSTKAKYRNYNFPESVFTINNTNVIVVKAGRSLLAIANQHNISLAKILQYNELEETTDIISEDQLIYLEKKPKKGEQEFHIAQAGESLFEIAQLNGVRLENILQYNNHLNKTAIPVPGTKVFLKMPLTSKSTPNRK from the coding sequence ATGATGAAATGGTTTTTTAGTCTGATCGGATTTGTATGTTTTGTGCAGGTACATGCACAGAATAGCAAAACCATCGCCTATATAGAACAATACAAGGAAATTGCCATCGAAGAAATGATTCGCTCTGGTGTGCCGGCTGCCATTACTTTGGCACAGGCAGTATTGGAATCACAATCTGGTGAAAGTGACCTGGTGAAAAGATCCAACAATCATTTCGGAATTAAATGTAAAGCGGAATGGACTGGTGCAAAAACCTATCACGACGACGATGCAAGGGGAGAATGTTTCAGGGTATACGATAATCCTATTTCTTCTTTCAAAGACCACTCCGATTTTTTAAGAACAAGAGCTCATTATCAATTCCTTTTTAAACTAAGTCCAACGGATACTGAAGGCTGGGCAAAGGGATTAAAGAAAGCTGGCTATGCCACTGCTCCTACATACGCTCAGAAATTATTGAAAGTAGTAAAAGACTATCAGCTGGACCAGTATAATACCATTGCATTGGCCAGAATGAATAATCCAAAATCTTTTGAAAATAATACAGAGGTTGTTACAGCACAATCCGAAGCTTCAAAAAAAGAAACAATTACCAAAACACAGGTACAGGAAACAGACAATGAACCTTCTTCTGAAACATTTATTCCTGCTGAGCAAAAACAAAGCAGTACAAAAGCCAAATACAGAAATTACAATTTCCCGGAATCTGTTTTCACAATCAATAATACCAATGTTATTGTTGTTAAAGCAGGAAGGTCTTTACTTGCTATAGCCAACCAGCATAATATATCATTGGCAAAAATTCTACAATACAACGAATTGGAAGAAACAACGGATATTATTTCAGAAGATCAGTTAATTTATTTGGAGAAGAAGCCCAAAAAAGGAGAACAGGAATTTCATATTGCCCAAGCGGGAGAATCGCTATTTGAAATAGCTCAATTAAACGGGGTTAGACTGGAAAATATATTGCAGTACAATAACCATTTAAATAAAACTGCTATCCCGGTTCCGGGCACAAAGGTTTTTCTAAAAATGCCCCTTACCAGTAAGTCAACTCCAAACAGAAAATAA
- the hpt gene encoding hypoxanthine phosphoribosyltransferase has translation MSDIQLFNKKFEPYLAESLIQEKVSELGKQISKDYDGKKPLFIGVLNGSFMFAADLFKQITIEAEICFIKLASYKGTKSTGNVITAIGLDTDIRDRHLILLEDIIDTGKTMHEFIPQLYHQQPASVKMAVLLHKPDATVYPVQIDYCCFSIPNRFVLGYGLDYDGFGRNLKEIYQLKESQ, from the coding sequence ATGTCTGATATTCAGCTTTTCAACAAAAAATTTGAGCCCTATTTAGCAGAATCTTTAATTCAGGAAAAAGTTAGTGAATTGGGGAAGCAAATCAGCAAGGATTATGATGGCAAAAAACCTTTGTTTATTGGTGTACTTAACGGGTCATTCATGTTTGCAGCAGATTTGTTCAAACAAATTACGATTGAAGCCGAAATTTGTTTTATAAAACTAGCTTCCTATAAAGGAACTAAATCTACCGGCAATGTCATTACTGCTATAGGTCTGGATACAGATATCAGAGATCGTCACCTGATTTTGCTAGAAGATATTATTGATACAGGTAAAACCATGCACGAGTTTATTCCCCAGTTATATCATCAGCAACCTGCTTCCGTAAAAATGGCTGTATTATTGCATAAACCGGATGCAACCGTCTACCCTGTGCAGATTGATTACTGCTGTTTTAGTATTCCCAACCGATTTGTTTTAGGATATGGGCTTGACTATGATGGATTTGGAAGAAACCTCAAAGAAATTTATCAGCTGAAAGAAAGCCAATAA
- a CDS encoding LOG family protein: MKIKNIAVFCGSKSGNNPRFLEETMILGKLMAEKGIRLVYGGGNKGLMGAVADAVMEGNGEVTGVIPEVLLEWEHEHKGITDLRVVGDMHSRKKMLYELCDAAIILPGGNGTLDELFEMLTWNTLKIHNKKIVLLNMNGYYNHLIAHIDTMHQQGFLYEDWKQRLLVATTAAEAISFLS, from the coding sequence ATGAAAATTAAAAATATTGCAGTGTTCTGCGGGTCTAAGTCTGGAAACAATCCCCGATTTTTAGAAGAAACGATGATTCTTGGAAAATTAATGGCTGAAAAAGGAATCCGATTGGTTTACGGTGGCGGAAATAAAGGCTTAATGGGAGCTGTAGCCGATGCCGTTATGGAGGGGAATGGAGAAGTAACCGGTGTGATTCCGGAAGTTTTATTGGAGTGGGAGCATGAACACAAAGGGATTACCGATTTGCGCGTTGTGGGAGATATGCATAGTAGAAAAAAAATGCTATATGAGCTTTGTGATGCTGCTATCATTTTGCCGGGTGGTAATGGCACACTGGATGAACTCTTTGAAATGCTTACCTGGAACACGCTGAAGATTCATAATAAAAAAATTGTTTTACTCAATATGAATGGTTATTACAATCATTTGATTGCACATATTGACACAATGCATCAGCAAGGCTTCCTTTATGAAGATTGGAAGCAACGATTACTTGTTGCTACAACTGCAGCAGAAGCTATTTCTTTTTTGAGTTAA
- a CDS encoding deoxynucleoside kinase, whose translation MAKPKKPKHVAIAGNIGAGKTTLTEMLSKHYRWIPQFENVDTNPYLMDFYEDMPRWSFNLQIYFLNSRLNQLLDIQHGTETVIQDRTIYEDANIFAPNLHEMGLMSKRDFDNYYQFFQTLKTMVQPPDLLIYLKASVPTLVSQIQKRGREYEENIRLDYLKKLNEYYNKWIDGYKEGPLLVIDCDKNKFAENDEQFGEIISKVDGMLFGLF comes from the coding sequence ATGGCAAAACCCAAAAAACCAAAACACGTTGCAATAGCAGGAAATATAGGTGCAGGAAAAACAACCCTTACCGAAATGCTTAGCAAACACTATAGATGGATACCCCAGTTTGAGAATGTGGATACGAATCCATATTTAATGGATTTTTACGAAGACATGCCTCGCTGGAGTTTCAACCTTCAGATTTATTTTTTAAATAGCCGTTTGAATCAGTTACTCGATATTCAACATGGAACAGAAACAGTAATACAAGACAGAACCATTTATGAGGATGCAAATATTTTTGCGCCGAATCTGCACGAAATGGGACTGATGAGCAAGAGAGACTTTGATAATTATTATCAGTTTTTCCAAACACTGAAAACCATGGTACAGCCGCCAGATTTATTGATTTATCTGAAAGCCTCTGTACCAACCCTGGTTTCGCAAATTCAGAAAAGAGGCAGAGAATACGAAGAAAACATACGACTAGACTACTTAAAAAAGTTGAACGAATATTACAATAAATGGATTGATGGTTACAAAGAAGGTCCATTACTTGTAATTGATTGTGATAAAAATAAATTTGCTGAAAATGACGAACAGTTCGGAGAAATTATCAGCAAAGTAGACGGCATGCTTTTTGGCTTATTTTAA
- a CDS encoding O-methyltransferase, with protein MELINPLVEAYTARFTTPESATLREISEQTIAQHPLSHMLSGAVQGQLLTMVCAMIQPRYVLEIGTFTGYSALCLQRGLPEDGMIHTIELRPDDAYTAAENFKKFNANKQITLHVGNAREIIPGLPFTWDLVFIDADKTSYIDYYEMVLPVLSENGFIIADNVLFHGQVLEEPLKGKNAKAIHAFNEHVQNDSRTEQVMLSVRDGISIIKKKKNDEMVF; from the coding sequence ATGGAATTGATAAACCCCCTAGTTGAAGCCTACACGGCCAGGTTTACTACTCCTGAATCAGCAACTTTAAGGGAGATTAGTGAGCAAACTATTGCCCAGCATCCCTTATCTCATATGCTAAGTGGTGCGGTTCAGGGCCAGCTCTTAACTATGGTATGTGCAATGATTCAGCCAAGATATGTACTGGAAATAGGCACATTTACCGGATATAGTGCGCTTTGTCTTCAAAGAGGCTTACCCGAAGACGGTATGATTCATACCATTGAACTGAGGCCGGATGATGCATATACAGCAGCTGAAAATTTTAAGAAATTTAATGCAAATAAGCAGATAACTTTGCACGTCGGAAATGCAAGGGAAATCATACCTGGTTTGCCCTTTACTTGGGATCTGGTATTTATTGATGCCGATAAAACAAGTTACATTGATTATTACGAAATGGTGTTACCGGTTTTATCTGAAAACGGGTTCATTATAGCAGACAATGTCTTGTTTCATGGACAAGTGCTGGAAGAGCCGTTGAAAGGCAAAAACGCAAAAGCCATTCATGCATTCAATGAGCATGTTCAGAATGATTCCAGAACAGAACAAGTGATGCTTTCCGTAAGAGATGGGATTAGCATCATAAAAAAGAAAAAAAATGATGAAATGGTTTTTTAG
- a CDS encoding sodium:solute symporter — MSPLLLFSFVIGYFLILLAVAWYTGKNSDNHSFFIGNKNSNWMLVAFGMVGTSLSGVTFVSVPGAVAKESFAYIQITLGYLIGYTMIAYILLPLYYRLNLTSIYHYLSSRMGFNAYKTGSSFFILSRTLGATARLYLVVNILQEAILNSFHVPFWATTLIILIMILLYTYEGGVKTIVYTDTLQTTCMLAGLVICVFYILNQLNMGFGESLQAMNDRGYSTIFVTDPNSKFYFLKQIIAGAFITVTMTGMDQEMMQKNISVKTLKDSQKNVMSMAITLATVIVIFLFLGGLLYLYAERLNIDATGDKIFPILAMEHMPPIVSVIFIIALISALFPSADGAITALTSTFCIDIIGIQRRADLDEAAQKKIRQRVHLTFAAIFLVFVLIFKWVNDPSMIGLLLKIAAYTYGPLLGLFTFGIITKRMVNDKWVPYVCVAAPIICFLLDKFQKNLLGSYEVGLELLIINGALTFIGLLLISKKGDK, encoded by the coding sequence ATGTCTCCATTATTGCTTTTTTCCTTTGTAATAGGGTATTTTCTGATTTTACTGGCTGTAGCTTGGTATACTGGAAAAAACAGCGATAACCATTCATTTTTTATTGGAAATAAGAATAGTAACTGGATGCTGGTAGCATTCGGAATGGTAGGAACCTCTTTAAGCGGCGTAACTTTTGTGAGTGTACCGGGGGCTGTGGCTAAAGAATCATTTGCGTACATACAGATTACATTGGGATATCTGATTGGCTATACAATGATTGCGTATATATTACTCCCCTTATATTATCGATTGAATCTAACCTCCATCTATCATTACTTGAGTTCCAGAATGGGATTCAATGCTTATAAAACAGGATCTTCTTTTTTTATATTATCAAGAACACTTGGAGCAACAGCAAGACTTTACCTGGTAGTAAATATTTTACAGGAAGCCATTTTAAATAGCTTTCATGTTCCATTCTGGGCAACCACATTAATCATCCTCATTATGATTTTACTCTATACCTACGAAGGGGGAGTAAAAACCATTGTTTACACTGATACGCTTCAAACCACCTGTATGCTTGCCGGACTGGTAATTTGTGTATTCTATATTCTGAATCAACTGAATATGGGCTTTGGAGAAAGCCTTCAGGCAATGAACGACAGAGGTTACTCCACTATTTTTGTAACCGACCCAAATAGTAAATTTTACTTTTTAAAACAAATAATTGCAGGTGCATTCATAACAGTAACAATGACTGGTATGGATCAGGAAATGATGCAAAAAAACATTTCGGTTAAAACCCTTAAAGACTCACAAAAAAATGTGATGTCAATGGCCATTACACTGGCAACAGTTATTGTAATTTTTCTATTCCTGGGTGGCCTATTGTACCTATATGCAGAACGGTTGAATATTGATGCAACAGGTGATAAAATATTTCCCATACTTGCAATGGAACATATGCCTCCGATTGTTTCAGTTATATTTATCATTGCACTGATATCAGCTTTATTTCCCAGTGCCGATGGAGCAATCACCGCTTTAACATCAACTTTTTGTATTGATATAATTGGCATTCAGCGAAGAGCCGATTTAGATGAAGCAGCTCAGAAAAAAATTAGACAAAGAGTGCATTTAACTTTTGCAGCTATATTCCTTGTTTTTGTTTTGATTTTCAAATGGGTGAATGATCCAAGCATGATTGGTTTATTGCTAAAAATTGCAGCCTATACCTACGGACCTTTATTGGGCTTGTTCACATTTGGCATTATTACAAAAAGAATGGTCAACGACAAATGGGTGCCCTATGTTTGTGTAGCTGCACCAATCATTTGTTTCCTATTGGATAAGTTTCAGAAAAACTTATTGGGTTCCTATGAAGTAGGATTAGAACTGCTGATTATCAACGGTGCATTAACTTTTATAGGCCTGTTACTGATTTCCAAAAAAGGAGATAAATAA
- the trpS gene encoding tryptophan--tRNA ligase: MEKEVVVSGIRPTGFLHLGNYFGAMRNYVRMQDDFNCYFFVANWHSLTTHPDTKELKNSVYRVIAENIACGLDPQKVAFYVQSDIPEIAELYLYLNMLSYKGELEKTVTFKEKVRLQPENVNAGLLTYPVLQAADIIIQRAVKVPVGKDQEQHLEMARNFADRFNYRYGEVFPLPYAFNYGDELIRIMGLDGNGKMSKSENQNATIYLADDDELIRKKIMKAKTDQGPETPNSEKPDYIQNLFTMMKLVSTQDTLAKFEADFNASSQGNCIIRYGDMKKQLAEDMVQFIKPIREKAADLLANTDELHRIIKQGADKGRARASETLTMVRNAVGLNY; encoded by the coding sequence ATGGAAAAAGAGGTTGTTGTTAGCGGAATCCGACCAACAGGATTCCTTCATCTGGGTAATTATTTTGGGGCCATGCGCAATTACGTGCGTATGCAAGACGATTTTAACTGTTATTTTTTTGTTGCTAATTGGCATAGTTTAACTACACATCCTGATACCAAAGAGTTAAAGAATAGTGTATACCGTGTGATTGCTGAAAATATCGCCTGTGGATTAGATCCTCAAAAAGTTGCTTTTTATGTTCAGAGTGATATACCTGAAATCGCTGAACTATATCTGTATTTAAATATGCTTTCTTATAAAGGTGAACTGGAGAAAACAGTTACGTTTAAAGAGAAAGTGAGATTACAACCCGAAAATGTAAACGCAGGATTGTTAACCTATCCGGTATTACAGGCTGCAGACATTATTATTCAACGTGCTGTAAAAGTGCCTGTTGGTAAAGACCAGGAACAGCATCTGGAAATGGCCAGAAATTTTGCAGACAGATTTAATTACCGATACGGAGAAGTATTCCCTTTGCCCTATGCATTCAATTATGGTGATGAACTTATCCGCATCATGGGTCTGGACGGAAATGGTAAAATGAGTAAGAGCGAAAACCAGAATGCAACCATTTATCTTGCGGATGATGACGAGCTGATTCGTAAAAAAATCATGAAAGCTAAAACGGATCAGGGACCTGAAACTCCTAATTCGGAGAAACCCGATTATATTCAAAATCTGTTTACCATGATGAAGCTGGTAAGCACACAAGATACCCTGGCTAAATTTGAAGCAGACTTTAATGCAAGTTCTCAGGGCAATTGTATCATCCGTTACGGGGATATGAAAAAGCAACTGGCAGAAGATATGGTACAATTTATTAAACCTATCCGCGAAAAAGCTGCTGATTTACTGGCCAATACAGATGAATTACACAGAATCATTAAACAGGGCGCAGACAAGGGAAGAGCAAGAGCTTCAGAAACCTTAACCATGGTTCGTAATGCAGTTGGACTAAATTATTAG